A window of Clostridiales bacterium contains these coding sequences:
- the spoIIID gene encoding sporulation transcriptional regulator SpoIIID, translating to MKRYIEERAIELAMYIIEKKATVRLAAKKFGISKSTVHKDVTERLEQINSQLASRARVVLEENKSERHIRGGFATREKYRKNTKLTG from the coding sequence TTGAAAAGATATATAGAAGAAAGAGCGATAGAATTGGCGATGTATATTATTGAGAAAAAAGCCACAGTAAGACTTGCAGCCAAAAAGTTTGGTATAAGTAAAAGCACTGTTCATAAAGATGTAACTGAACGATTAGAGCAAATAAATTCACAATTAGCAAGTAGGGCACGGGTTGTGCTTGAGGAGAATAAATCTGAAAGGCACATAAGGGGAGGATTTGCCACAAGAGAAAAATATAGGAAGAATACGAAACTTACAGGTTAA
- a CDS encoding ankyrin repeat domain-containing protein: protein MKDNLEKYFTEFKQKSYKIYNERVDFIKACRVGDINGIKKMLKKVDINQVVRQSSTLVADLCFDGDLNISSLNTQGEVDKEEWIAFDTPLIAACKSGNIDAVKLLVSMGANVNQLGYLSRGTALFFACRSGQAQTIELLLDRGANVNRMGYVIGITPLIVACKAENEELVEYLLSMGADVNRNGGKLCYTPLIVASKINDINIVKLLVERGANLNKEGYFVASMPLMEALENNNTCVERLLIDNGADEREDEGVLDTTPLIVACDNKNESIIKYLIKKGARTNKRCIDGRIPKIVFNSDILPHLHLKFLP, encoded by the coding sequence GTGAAGGACAATTTGGAAAAATATTTCACAGAGTTCAAACAAAAGTCTTACAAAATATATAATGAAAGAGTAGATTTTATTAAAGCGTGTAGGGTGGGGGATATAAATGGAATAAAAAAAATGTTGAAGAAGGTTGACATAAATCAAGTGGTGCGCCAAAGTAGTACACTAGTAGCGGATTTGTGCTTTGATGGAGATTTAAACATTTCGTCCCTTAATACGCAAGGAGAGGTAGATAAAGAAGAGTGGATAGCGTTTGATACGCCATTGATAGCAGCGTGTAAATCGGGGAACATAGATGCAGTGAAATTGTTAGTTTCAATGGGAGCCAACGTAAATCAATTGGGATATTTAAGTCGAGGTACAGCATTGTTTTTTGCGTGCAGAAGTGGGCAAGCACAAACAATAGAGTTGTTACTTGATAGGGGTGCAAACGTAAACAGAATGGGATATGTGATAGGGATTACGCCGTTGATAGTAGCGTGCAAAGCGGAGAATGAGGAATTGGTAGAATATCTTCTTTCAATGGGTGCGGATGTTAATAGAAATGGTGGTAAGCTATGTTATACTCCGCTGATTGTAGCCAGTAAAATAAATGATATTAATATAGTGAAATTATTAGTGGAGAGAGGCGCTAACTTAAATAAGGAAGGATATTTTGTGGCAAGTATGCCATTGATGGAAGCATTGGAAAATAATAATACTTGTGTTGAGAGATTATTGATTGATAATGGTGCAGATGAGCGAGAAGATGAAGGAGTGTTAGACACTACACCACTTATAGTGGCATGTGATAATAAAAATGAAAGTATCATAAAATATTTAATTAAAAAAGGTGCAAGAACAAATAAAAGATGTATTGATGGAAGAATACCTAAGATTGTTTTTAATAGTGATATCCTCCCCCATCTCCACCTCAAATTTTTGCCGTAA
- a CDS encoding peptidoglycan DD-metalloendopeptidase family protein, whose translation MKKNIDNKQQKKFWKNATYVVMLVSIALASVISLFSAKKSVNSLIGEGDMQKIFSVDNETIADEVKDTKSETNREDNKKEQQVTNEVISFITQKEEETISKEKLQDKKEEEVTSKEKPQDKKEEEVTSKEKPQDKKEEEVTSKEKPQDKKEEEVTSKEKPQDKKEEVISKEKLQESKIKQDEVLSIEENDEEQAEVFLGSSDSFITPVNGDIIREFSGDKLVYFKAMDEWRIHKGLDIKSRLGTPVKAVMDGYVEDIQNDSENGATVIIRHSKKIASVYKNLANDNLVMPNQIIKQGDIIGVVGDKSRCSNDNEVHLHFEILKNEKLVNPQNYIKLKK comes from the coding sequence GTGAAAAAGAATATTGATAATAAGCAACAAAAAAAGTTTTGGAAAAATGCAACTTATGTGGTTATGTTAGTGTCAATAGCGTTAGCATCAGTTATATCTTTGTTTAGTGCGAAAAAAAGTGTTAATTCGTTGATAGGTGAAGGTGATATGCAAAAGATTTTTTCGGTAGATAATGAAACTATAGCTGATGAAGTAAAAGATACAAAATCAGAAACAAATAGAGAGGATAACAAAAAAGAACAACAAGTAACAAACGAAGTTATATCATTTATAACGCAAAAAGAGGAAGAGACTATATCAAAAGAAAAGCTACAGGATAAAAAAGAAGAAGAAGTCACATCAAAAGAAAAGCCACAAGATAAAAAAGAAGAAGAAGTCACATCAAAAGAAAAGCCACAAGATAAAAAAGAAGAAGAAGTTACATCAAAAGAAAAGCCACAGGATAAAAAAGAAGAAGAAGTTACATCAAAAGAAAAGCCACAGGATAAAAAAGAAGAAGTTATATCAAAAGAAAAACTACAAGAATCAAAAATAAAACAGGATGAAGTTTTGTCGATCGAAGAAAATGATGAAGAACAAGCGGAAGTATTTTTAGGAAGTAGTGATTCGTTTATAACTCCAGTAAATGGAGATATAATAAGAGAATTTTCAGGGGATAAGTTGGTTTATTTTAAGGCAATGGATGAGTGGAGAATTCACAAAGGATTAGATATAAAATCTAGGCTGGGTACACCAGTGAAAGCGGTGATGGATGGCTATGTAGAGGATATACAAAATGACAGTGAAAATGGAGCAACTGTTATAATAAGACATTCAAAAAAAATAGCATCGGTGTACAAAAATTTAGCTAATGACAATTTAGTTATGCCAAATCAGATAATAAAGCAAGGCGACATCATAGGTGTTGTGGGAGATAAATCTAGGTGTAGCAACGATAATGAAGTGCATTTACATTTTGAAATATTGAAAAATGAAAAGTTGGTTAATCCTCAAAATTATATCAAATTAAAAAAATAA
- a CDS encoding 4-(cytidine 5'-diphospho)-2-C-methyl-D-erythritol kinase, with protein MKEIELTAYAKINFAIDLLGKRVDGYNDVKMIMQTIDLSDKVYIEKIDTGIEVVSDIKIVSSSDKNIAYKAAEHMIKRYNIKSGVKIEIKKGIPISAGLGGGSADAAAVIIGMNKLFDLGLNDKELRALGKELGADVPFCIMRNTALAQGIGERLIPLPDIVDMDLIIIKPCFGVSTKEVYESFDYNEPKRRPDFEILIDAISKRDILGIAKNMANVLESVTEKNFPVIADIKDRLIKNRALGAMMSGSGPSVFGIFESSSVAQAAYKAMANKGDYHCYLAKTVCFR; from the coding sequence ATGAAAGAGATTGAATTGACTGCATATGCTAAGATAAATTTTGCAATAGATTTATTGGGTAAGAGGGTTGATGGATATAATGATGTAAAAATGATTATGCAAACTATAGATTTATCTGACAAAGTTTACATTGAGAAAATAGATACTGGAATTGAGGTTGTATCTGACATCAAAATAGTCTCAAGTAGTGATAAGAATATAGCTTATAAGGCAGCAGAGCACATGATTAAGAGATATAACATAAAGAGCGGAGTTAAGATAGAGATAAAAAAGGGTATTCCAATATCAGCGGGATTAGGTGGTGGCAGTGCGGATGCAGCTGCAGTGATAATTGGGATGAATAAGTTATTCGATTTAGGGCTTAATGATAAAGAATTGCGAGCATTAGGAAAAGAGCTTGGTGCCGATGTTCCGTTTTGCATAATGCGAAATACAGCACTAGCACAGGGCATAGGGGAAAGGCTAATCCCTCTTCCAGACATTGTGGACATGGATTTAATAATAATAAAGCCGTGTTTTGGCGTATCAACAAAGGAAGTGTACGAGTCATTCGATTATAATGAGCCTAAGAGAAGGCCTGATTTTGAAATTTTAATAGATGCAATATCTAAAAGAGATATTTTGGGTATTGCAAAGAATATGGCAAATGTGCTAGAAAGCGTAACAGAAAAGAATTTTCCTGTTATTGCGGACATAAAAGATAGACTAATAAAAAATCGAGCATTGGGTGCTATGATGAGTGGGAGTGGGCCATCGGTATTTGGTATATTTGAGAGTTCGAGTGTGGCACAGGCTGCATATAAAGCAATGGCTAATAAGGGAGACTATCATTGTTATTTAGCAAAAACGGTGTGTTTTAGATAA